From one Lycium ferocissimum isolate CSIRO_LF1 chromosome 5, AGI_CSIRO_Lferr_CH_V1, whole genome shotgun sequence genomic stretch:
- the LOC132057321 gene encoding cell division cycle protein 48 homolog codes for MTSKAESSDLKGTKRDFSTAILERKKSPNRLVVDEAINDDNSVVSLHPDTMEKLQLFRGDTILIKGKKRKDTICIALADDTCEEPKIRMNKVVRNNLRVRLGDVVSVHQCPDVKYGKRVHILPIDDTIEGITGNLFDAYLKPYFLEAYRPVRKGDLFIVRGGMRSVEFKVIETDPPEYCVVAPDTEIFCEGEPVNREDENRLDEVGYDDVGGVRKQMAQIRELVELPLRHPQLFKSIGVKPPKGILLYGPPGSGKTLIARAVANETGAFFFCINGPEIMSKLAGESESNLRKAFEEAEKNAPSIIFIDEIDSIAPKREKTHGEVERRIVSQLLTLMDGLKSRAHVIVMGATNRPNSIDPALRRFGRFDREIDIGVPDEVGRLEVLRIHTKNMKLAEDVDLERIARDTHGHVGADLAALCTEAALQCIREKMDVIDLEDESIDAEILNSMAVTNEHFSTALGTSNPSALRETVVEVPNVSWEDIGGLETVKRELQETVQYPVEHPEKFEKFGMSPSKGVLFYGPPGCGKTLLAKAIANECQANFISVKGPELLTMWFGESEANVREIFDKARGSAPCVLFFDELDSIATQRGGSSGDAGGAADRVLNQLLTEMDGMNAKKTVFIIGATNRPDIIDPALLRPGRLDQLIYIPLPDEDSRHQIFKACLRKSPLSKDIDLRALAKYTQGFSGADITEICQRACKYAIRENIEKDIERERRRRDNPEAMEEDVDDEVSEIKPAHFEESMKYARRSVSDADIRKYQAFAQTLQQSRGFGSEFRFAEAGTGHTTGTADPFATSAGAADEDDLYS; via the exons atgacTAGCAAAGCTGAATCATCTGATTT GAAAGGGACTAAGAGGGATTTTAGTACAGCAATTCTTGAGAGAAAGAAGTCACCTAATCGACTTGTTGTTGATGAAGCAATCAATGATGATAACTCTGTTGTTTCTCTTCACCCTGATACTATGGAAAAGCTTCAGCTTTTCCGTGGTGACACAATCTTGATAAAG gGAAAGAAACGAAAAGATACAATCTGCATTGCTCTTGCTGATGACACCTGCGAGGAGCCAAAGATTAGGATGAACAAGGttgttagaaataaccttagaGTTCGTCTTGGTGATGTTGTGTCTGTGCATCAATGTCCTGATGTCAAGTACGGGAAACGTGTGCACATTCTTCCCATTGATGACACCATTGAAGGGATTACTGGAAATCTATTTGATGCTTACTTGAAAC CCTATTTCCTTGAAGCATATCGACCAGTGAGAAAGGGCGATTTATTTATTGTAAGAGGAGGAATGAGAAGTGTAGAGTTCAAGGTTATCGAGACTGATCCTCCTGAATATTGTGTTGTCGCCCCAGATACCGAGATATTTTGCGAGGGTGAACCTGTGAACAGAGAAGATGAGAATCGGCTAGATGAGGTTGGTTATGATGATGTTGGTGGCGTTCGTAAACAAATGGCTCAGATCCGCGAGCTTGTTGAGCTTCCGTTGAGGCATCCACAACTCTTCAAATCTATTGGTGTGAAACCTCCCAAAGGAATTCTTCTGTATGGACCTCCTGGATCAGGTAAAACATTGATAGCTCGAGCAGTTGCTAATGAGACTGGCGCGTTCTTCTTTTGCATTAATGGGCCAGAGATCATGTCCAAATTGGCTGGAGAAAGTGAAAGCAATCTCAGGAAAGCATTTGAGGAAGCCGAGAAGAATGCACCTTCGATCatctttattgatgaaattgacTCAATAGCTCCTAAACGTGAGAAGACACATGGAGAGGTTGAGAGGAGGATTGTTTCTCAGCTTTTGACTCTCATGGATGGTCTCAAATCACGTGCTCACGTAATTGTCATGGGTGCCACTAATCGCCCTAATAGTATTGACCCCGCCCTAAGAAGGTTTGGCAGATTTGATAGGGAAATAGATATTGGTGTGCCTGATGAAGTCGGGCGCCTTGAGGTGCTTCGTATCCATACAAAGAACATGAAGCTCGCCGAAGAT GTAGATTTGGAAAGAATTGCCAGAGACACACATGGTCATGTTGGTGCGGATTTGGCAGCTTTGTGTACCGAGGCTGCACTTCAGTGCATCAGAGAGAAGATGGACGTGATTGACTTGGAAGATGAATCTATCGATGCCGAGATATTGAACTCCATGGCCGTGACTAATGAGCACTTCTCAACTGCCCTTGGGACAAGCAATCCATCTGCCTTGCGTGAAACT GTTGTTGAAGTTCCTAACGTCTCCTGGGAGGACATTGGAGGCCTTGAGACTGTCAAGCGTGAGCTCCAAGAG ACTGTTCAATATCCAGTGGAACATCCCGAGAAGTTCGAGAAGTTTGGTATGTCTCCCTCAAAGGGTGTTCTCTTCTATGGGCCACCTGGATGTGGGAAAACTTTACTGGCGAAGGCTATTGCTAATGAATGCCAGGCCAACTTTATTAGTGTCAAGGGTCCAGAATTGCTTACTATGTGGTTCGGAGAGAGTGAAGCCAACGTTAGAGAAATATTCGACAAGGCTCGAGGGTCTGCTCCATGTGTCCTGTTTTTTGACGAGTTGGACTCGATTGCTACTCAG AGAGGAGGTAGCAGTGGAGATGCCGGAGGAGCGGCTGATAGAGTTTTGAATCAACTCCTCACTGAAATGGATGGGATGAATGCCAAGAAAACTGTTTTCATTATTGGTGCCACCAACAGGCCCGACATTATTGATCCTGCACTTCTGAGGCCCGGTCGTCTTGACCAATTGATCTACATTCCTCTACCTGACGAGGACTCTCGCCATCAAATTTTCAAGGCATGCCTGCGGAAATCACCCCTTTCTAAGGATATAGATCTCAGAGCTCTTGCAAAATATACACAAGGGTTCAGCGGAGCTGACATTACGGAGATCTGCCAACGTGCATGCAAATATGCTATCCGAGAGAACATTGAGAAA GATATTGAGAGGGAGAGGAGGAGAAGAGATAATCCAGAAGCCATGGAGGAAGACGTTGATGATGAGGTATCTGAGATCAAGCCTGCTCACTTTGAGGAATCAATGAAATATGCTAGGAGAAGTGTCAGCGATGCTGATATCCGCAAGTACCAAGCTTTTGCTCAAACGTTGCAGCAGTCCCGAGGTTTTGGTTCTGAGTTCCGGTTCGCAGAGGCTGGCACGGGTCACACCACCGGAACTGCTGATCCGTTTGCAACTTCTGCTGGTGCTGCAGATGAAGATGACCTATATAGCTAG
- the LOC132057322 gene encoding LOW QUALITY PROTEIN: UDP-glycosyltransferase 86A1-like (The sequence of the model RefSeq protein was modified relative to this genomic sequence to represent the inferred CDS: inserted 1 base in 1 codon) yields MATNHNQKPHAIMIPYPYQGHITPFVYLAIKLASXGFTITFVNTHYIHSKISNSQQSSQQNCQIINKDDLFARARESGLDIRYKTVNDGFPLRFDRSLNHDQFVEGLLHVFSAHFDELVEDLVKGDPPVTCLIADTFYVWPAMIAEKYNLCYVSFWTEPALVFNLYYHMELLKKNGHFACQDNRKDTIDYIPGVKAIEPRDLMSYLQATDIWTCVHRVLYKAFADIKKADIIICNTVQELEFDTLSALNKNQPTYAIGPIFPSGITKAPFSISLWSESDCSQWLNSKPNTSVLYVSFGSYAHTSKEDLLEIAHGLQLSGVNFIWVLRPDIVSSDETDFLPVGFEESIKDRGLIVPWCRQIEVISHPAIGGFLTHCGWNSTLESIWCGIPLICFPLLTDQFTNRKLVVNDWKIGINLCDKERVTHEEVSKKVRNFMCGNSTQALRKAVKEVRKTLENALGQDGSSEKNFHQFMEDIKVNVRKRAGLSNGHASPIYQNGNGLIH; encoded by the exons atggCAACAAATCATAACCAAAAACCTCATGCTATTATGATTCCATATCCATATCAAGGTCACATCACACCCTTTGTCTATCTAGCCATAAAACTAGCTT ATGGCTTCACAATAACATTTGTCAACACACATTACATACATTCCAAGATTTCAAACTCACAACAATCATCTCAACAAAATTGCCAAATTATAAACaaagatgatttatttgctAGAGCACGTGAATCTGGACTAGACATTCGTTACAAGACAGTTAATGATGGATTTCCATTAAGGTTTGATAGGTCATTAAATCATGATCAATTTGTTGAAGGATTATTGCATGTTTTTTCGGCACATTTTGATGAATTGGTTGAAGATTTGGTTAAAGGGGATCCACCTGTGACGTGTTTGATTGCTGATACATTTTATGTGTGGCCAGCCATGATTGCTGAGAAGTATAATTTGTGTTATGTTTCGTTTTGGACAGAACCTGCTTTGGTTTTTAATCTCTATTATCATATGGAACTCCTCAAGAAAAATGGACATTTTGCTTGTCAAG ATAATCGCAAGGACACTATAGATTACATACCAGGAGTTAAAGCTATTGAACCAAGGGACTTGATGTCATATCTCCAAGCAACTGATATTTGGACTTGTGTCCACAGGGTACTCTACAAGGCCTTTGCAGATATTAAAAAGGCTGATATCATCATTTGTAATACAGTCCAAGAACTTGAATTTGACACTCTCTCAGCCCTAAACAAGAACCAGCCCACATATGCTATTGGGCCCATTTTTCCATCTGGGATCACTAAGGCCCCATTCAGTATTAGCCTATGGTCTGAGTCTGATTGCTCTCAATGGCTCAATAGCAAGCCCAATACTTCAGTTTTGTATGTCTCATTTGGTAGCTATGCTCACACTAGTAAAGAAGATCTTTTAGAAATAGCCCATGGGCTTCAACTTAGTGGGGTGAACTTCATTTGGGTTCTAAGGCCTGATATTGTGAGTTCGGACGAGACAGATTTCCTGCCCGTTGGGTTCGAGGAGAGTATAAAAGACCGTGGCTTGATCGTGCCATGGTGTAGACAAATTGAAGTTATCTCGCACCCTGCTATAGGTGGATTCCTGACTCACTGTGGGTGGAACTCGACATTGGAAAGTATATGGTGTGGTATACCGttaatttgttttcctttgttGACCGATCAATTCACTAACcgaaaactagttgtaaatgATTGGAAGATCGGAATTAATCTGTGTGACAAAGAACGTGTCACACACGAGGAAGTCTCCAAAAAGGTTAGGAATTTTATGTGTGGAAATAGTACTCAAGCATTGAGAAAGGCAGTGAAGGAAGTGAGAAAGACATTAGAAAATGCATTAGGACAAGATGGATCATCAGAGAagaattttcatcaattcatggAAGACATAAAGGTCAATGTGAGGAAAAGGGCTGGGCTTTCTAATGGGCATGCTAGTCCAATTTACCAAAATGGTAATGGGCTGATCCATTGA